The genomic DNA CTCGTCCATGAGCCCGGTCTTGGTGTGCAGCCGGCCGGCGGTGTCGATGAGCACGACGTCGGCACCCTCGGCAATGCCTTCCTTCACCGCGTCGAAGGCGATCGACGCCGGGTCGCCGCCCTCGGGTCCGCGGACGGTGCGGGCACCGACGCGCTCGCCCCAGGTCTGGAGCTGGTCGGCGGCGGCGGCACGGAACGTGTCGGCGGCGCCGAGCACGACACTGCGGCCGTCGGCGACGAGGACCCGGGCCAGCTTGCCCGTGGTGGTGGTCTTGCCGGTGCCGTTGACACCGACGACCATGACGACGCCGGGGGTGTCGACGCCGCTCTCCGTCTTGACCGCACGGTCGAAGTCGGTGCCGAGCAGGGCGAGGAGCTCCTCGCGCAGCAGTGTGCGGAGCCCCTCCGGGGTACGGGTGCCGAGGACGCGGACGCGCTCGCGCAGCCGCTCCACCAGCTCCTGGGTGGGTGCGACGCCGACATCGGCGGTGAGCAGGGTGTCCTCGATCTCCTCCCAGGTGCCCTCGTCCAGATTGTCGCGGGACAGGAGCGTGAGGAGCCCCTTGCCGAGGGTGCTCTGCGAGCGGGCGAGCCGGGCGCGCAGCCGTACGAGGCGGCCGGCGGTGGGCTCGGGGATCTCGAGCGCGGGGACAGCGGGTGCCTCCGGCTCGGCGACTGCCGGGGCTTCCGCGACGGGAGCCTGGGCGTCGGGGGGACCGACCTCCTCGATGGTGCGGCGCGGTTCCTCGCGCGGTGTCTCGGCTTCCTCGCCGACATGGGGTTCGGCGGGAGGAGTGAGGGTCGGCGTGCTCGACGGTGCCGGGGGCAGCTGCTTCTTCTTGCGGCCGCTGACCACGAGCCCGCTGACCAGGCCGGCCACGACCAGGGCGGCGATGACTACAGCAAGGATGACGAATTCCATAACCCACCCAGTATCAGTCACGGCCGCACTCGCGGGCGGCACCGGAGGATCACCCCGGAATCCGACGAGACGTTATGCACCTTTTGGCGGTAAAGGTACGATCCCGTTCGTGGAGACCCGCGGCCTGGAACCCGTCCCCGACAGCGAGCGCACCGGTCGGGTCCGCACCCTCTTCCCCACCTGGGCCGCCGCCAACATGACCGTCCTGCTGCTCACCGTGGGCGCCGGGCTCGTCGTCTTCAGCGGCCTGAATCTCTGGCAGGTACTGATCGTCGCGATCACAGCGCCCGCCGTCAGTTACGGACTCGTCGGCCTCGTCTCGGTCGCCGGGCAGCGGGGCGGTGCGCCGGGCATGGCGCTCTCCCGGGCCGTCTTCGGACAGCGCGGCAATCTGCTGCCCGGTGCGCTGATCTGGATCGCCCGCTGGGGCTGGGAAACGGTGAACGCGGTCACCGGCGCGTACGCCCTGCTGGCCGTGCTCGATCTGCTGTTCTCCGTCCGCTCCACCACGACGCTGGGCATGGCGGTGCTGGTGGCCTTCGTGGCGATCAGCTTTCTGGTGTCCGGGATCGGGGCGGGGGCACTGCGGGCGTGCTCCATCTGGTCGGCGTATCTATTCGGCGGGTTCAGTGTCCTCGTGCTGATCCATCTGGGGGTCGGGACCGACTGGCGGGCCGTACTGGACCGACCGGCCGGACCGACTGCGCCGATGATCGCCGGGATCGGCACGCTGGCGGCCGGCGGCATCAGCTGGGTGCCGTCCGCCCCGGACTTCACCCGCTACCTGCCGCGCGCCACTCCCCGTCGGGCGGTGGTCGGGGCGACCGTGGGCGGTGCGGTGCTGGTCTCGCTGCCGCTGGTGCTGATGGGTGCGGTGATGGCGGTGGCCACTCCGGGCCTGGCCACCAGCAGCGATCCGGTCTCCTTCATCGGCACACTGCTGCCGGACTGGATCTCGGTGCCTTATCTGCTGATTGCCGTGGCGGGAATGGTGCTGATCAACGCGATGTCGATGTATTCGGCCGGTTTCACCGCGCAGACGCTGGGATTCATGATCCCGCGAACCTGGGCGGTCGGGGTGAATGCGGCCATCAGTGTTCTTCTCGGCGGGTTTCTGATGCTGGCGACGAGCAGCTTCATCGGTCCGTTCGTCTCTTTTCTGACGTTGCTCGCGGTGACGTTCTCCGCCTGGATCGGTGTCTTCGGCGTGGATCTGCTGCGGGGGCGCACCTACGATGCGGCGGCCCTGCTGGACACCTCTCCGGCCGGGGCCTACTGGTACACCGGCGGCTTCTCCGTACCCGCCGTGGCCGCGTGGGGTTCAGGGCTGGTGGTCGGGCTGCTGCTGACCGGTGTGGAGTGGTTCACCGGCCCGCTCGCCACCACCTGGATCGGGCGCCACGGCCTGGGCTGGGCGGCCACCATCGCCGTCTCCGGCACCCTGTACGCCCTGCTGCCGCGCCCGGCCGGGTTGCGGTGACGGCGCACCCCTACACTTCTGACGCCATGTCAGCTACTGTCCCGGCGCGCCCAGGGTCTTCGTTCGGATCAGGCTGTCAGGGAGCGGCCCGCCGCGCAGCGGCTGATGTCACCGTGGTGCGTGCGGCTGCAAGGCGGAGGAAGGAGCCCACGCGGAGCGCATGGGGTCTCCCCTGCTCGATCGAAGCCGAGAGCTCGGGGAAGACCCACGACAACGCGGCAGATCCGCGTGCCGGCCCCCGCCGCCAGCATGATCCGAACGAGAGGCCCCAGCCCACCCGGTGAAAAGGGGACACCCGTCATGGCCTTCACAGTGGTCCGGTTCAATCTCGTCGATCCCGCCGCCACCCCCGACTCCCTCTCGGCCCGCTACCGTGCGGCGCTGGAGATGGCCGCCTACGCCGACCTGCACGGTGTCGACACCGTGCAGACCGAGGAACACCACGGTGCCGCCGACTCCTGGCTGCCCTCCCCCTTCGTCTTCGCAGGATCGGTCTTCGGCGCCACGAAGCGGATCGCGGTCACCGTCTCGGCGATGATCGGCCCGCTGCACGACCCGCTGCGGCTTGCGGAGGACATGGCGGTCCTCGATCTGCTGAGCGGGGGCCGGCTGGTGACGGTCGCGGGCATCGGATACCGGCCCGAGGAGTACGAACAGGCGGGCGTCGAGTGGGGCAGGCGCGGCCGGCTCCAGGACGAGCTGCTGGAGACCTTGTTGCGGGCGTGGACCGGCGAACCGTTCCCGTACCGCGGCCGTACGGTCCAGGTCACTCCGCGCCCGTACACCCAGCCGCATCCGCTGCTGCTGGTGGGGGGCAGCTCGCGGGCCGCGGCGCGGCGGGCGGCCCGGCTGGGGCTGCCCTTCTTCCCGAGCGCCCATCTGCCCGAGCTGGAGGCGTACTACCACGAGCAACGCGCGGTCCACGGCACGGAGGGGTTCTGCATGATGCCGGCGGTCGAGACGCCGTTGCTTCATGTCTCGGAGGACCCCGATCGGACCTGGGCCGAGTACGGTCAGCACTTCCTGCACGAGGCACGGACGTACGCCTCCTGGCAGTCGAAGGACATCCGCTCGGCCGTGCGCTCGGCGGCCACGACGGTGGCGCAGCTACGGGACGAAGGCGTCTACCGGGTCGTCACCCCGCAGCAGCTGGCGGCACTGGAGGCGGACAGCCTGGTGCTGCATCCGCTGTGCGGTGGGATGCCGGTCGAGGAGGGGTGGCGCAGCCTGCGTCTGTTCTGCGACGCGCTCGCACGATGACGTAGGCGGATGCGCGCGTCCCCGGCTCGCGGGCGCGGGCCGGGGACGCGTGGTCGAGGAGAGGGGCAGCGGGGATTAGCCCATCTCCTCCAACGCCTTGCCCTTGGTCTCCTTCACGAACTTGAGTACGAAGGGGATCGAGAGCACGGCGAAGCATGTGTAGATGATGTAGGTGCCCGACAGGTTCCAGTCGGCCAGACTCGGGAAGCTCGCGGTGATCGCCCAGTTGGCGATCCACTGGGCGGAGGCGGCGACACCGAGCGCGGCGGCGCGGATCCTGTTCGGGAACATCTCGCCGAGGAAGACCCAGACCACGACACCCCACGACAGAGCGAAGAAGAGCACGAAGACATGGGCCGCGATGAGGGCGACGACGCCCTGGGCGGTCGGGAGTTTGCCGTTGACCAGATCGGCGGAGAAGGCCCAGGCCTCGAAGGCCAGAGCGATCGCCATACCGACGGAGCCGGCCAGCGCGAGCGGTTTGCGGCCGATACGGTCGACCAGGACCATCGCGATCACGGTACCGATGATGTTGACGATCGATGTGGTGAACGACCAGAAGAACGAGTCGGTCGGGTCGATACCGACGGACTGCCACAGCGTCGCCGAGTAGTAGAACGCCACGTTGATGCCGACGAGCTGCTGGAAGATCGAGAGGCCGATACCGACCCAGACGATCGGCAGGAAGCCGAAGCGGCTGCCGAGCAGGTCCTTGAAGGTGGACTTGTGCTCGCGGTGCATGGCCGTCTCGATCTCCAGGACGCGGGCGTCCAGATCGACGTTCCGGCCCTCGACCTCACCGAGGATCTCCCGGGCCCGGTCCTTCTTGCCGACCGAGATCAGGAACCGCGGCGATTCGGGGATCGCGAACGACAGCAGCCCGTACAGGAGCGCGGGAACGACCATCACACCGAGCATCCACTGCCAGGCTTCCAGGCCGCCGATCGTGCCGCGCTGCTTGCCGTCGGCCATCTGCAGGATGCCGAAGTTCACCAGCTGCGAGATGGCGATGCCGATGACGATCGCCGCCTGCTGGAAGGAGCCGAGCCTGCCTCGGTAGGCGGCCGGCGACACCTCGGCGATGTAGGCCGGGCCGATGACCGAGGCCATGCCGATGGCGAAGCCGCCGATGATCCGCCAGAGGGCGAGATCCCAGAGGGCGAACGGCAGCGCGGAGCCGATGGCGCTGATGGTGAACAGCACCGAGGCGATCCGCATGCACTTGATGCGGCCGATCCGGTCGGCGATACGGCCCGCCGTGGCGGCGCCGATGGCACAGCCGATCAGCGCGATGGCGATGACCTCGGCAAGCGTTGCGGAGCCGATGTCGTAGCGGTCCCGGATCGCCTCGACGGCGCCGTTGATCACGGCACTGTCGTAGCCGAAGAGGAAGCCGCCCATCGCAGCGGCCGCCGTGATGAAGATGACATGGCCGAGGTGTTCCGGATGGGCTGCTCGGGCTCCGGATCCCGGTGTCTGCGAGGTGCTGGTCACATGAACTCCTGGTACCTGGCCGCGTCGTCAGGCGTGGGGGCGAGTCGTCAGGCGTGGGGGGAAACTCTTCTCAAGTGGCGCACAACTCTTCAGCCGCCACCACTTGAACTTAAAAACGACGTCTCAGAGAGTATGTGTTCAAGTTTCGAAGTCAAAAACGAGCATGGTCGGCTTCTACCCAGGACCGCCCAAAAGGTGCGTTGAAGATTTGAAGAACGAGTAAAGGTTCAGCGCAGTCGCTGGCTGATGACCTTGGAGACCCCGTCACCCTGCATCGACACGCCGTACAGCGCGTCGGCGACCTCCATCGTCCGCTTCTGATGCGTGATCACGATGAGCTGCGAGCTCTCCTGGAGCTCCTCCATGATCCGGATCAGCCGCTGCAGATTCGTGTCGTCGAGCGCTGCCTCGACCTCGTCCATCACATAGAACGGGCTCGGCCTCGCCTTGAAGATCGAGACCAGCAACGCGACGGCCGTCAGGGACCGCTCACCACCCGACAGCAGGGAGAGCCGCTTGACCTTCTTGCCCGGCGGGCGGGCCTCGACATCGACACCGGTCGCCAGCATGTTGTCCGGATCGGTCAGGACGAGCCGGCCCTCACCACCCGGGAAGAGCCGTGAGAAGACGCCCTCGAACTCGCGGGCCGTGTCCCGGTACGCCTCCGTGAACACCTGCTCGACCCGCTCGTCGACCTCCTTGATCACCTGCATCAGATCGGCGCGGGTCTTCTTCAGGTCCTCGAGCTGCTCGGAGAGGAACTTGTGCCGCTCCTCCAACGCCGAGAACTCCTCGAGGGCGAGCGGATTCACCTTCCCGAGTTGCTGGTACGCCCGTTCGGCGGACTTCAGCCGCTTCTCCTGCTCGGCCCTGACGAACGGCCTCGGCTGGTTGCGCGGATGCTCCGGGTCCTCCGGCAACTCCTCGCCCTCCGCGGCCGGCGACGGCGGTACCAGCTGGTCGGGGCCGTACTCGCCGACCAGCCCGGCCGGCTCCACACCCAGCTCCTCGAGTGCCTTCGCCTCCAGCTGCTCTATCCGCAGCCGCTTCTCGGCGCCCAGCACCTCGCCGCGGTGGACGGAGTCGGTCAGCTTGTCGAGCTCGCCCTTGAGCTCACGGCCGTGGCCGCGCTCGGCGGTCAACTCCCGTTCACGCTCCGCCTTCGCCGCCTCGGCCGCGACCCGCTCCTCCTCGGCCCGTACGACGGACACCTCGACGTGGGCGAGAAGCTGACGGGCGCCGGACGCGACGGCGGAGGCGACCGCGGCCTCGTGGCGCAGCCGGGTGCGGCGCTGCTCGGCACGGGCGCGGGCCTCGCGTTCAGCACGGGCACCGCGGTCGAGGGAGTCGGCGCGTCCGGCGAGCCCCTTGACGCGTTCCTCGTGGGTACGGACCTGGAGGCGGGCCTCCATCTCGGTCTGGCGTGCGTTGGCCCCGTCGGCGGCGAGCCGATCGCGCACGGAATGGTCGGGTTCCTCCTCGACCGGCATCTCCTCGGCCACGAGCAGCCGCTCGGCCAGCTCCTCGGCCTCCTCGGTCGCCCGTTCCAGGGCGTCCTGGGCGCGAGCCGCGGAGGCGGCCGACCGCTCGGCCTCACCCGCGGCGCCGCGTGCCTGCCCGGCGAGCCGCCCGAGCTGCTGGGCCACCCCTGACTTCTCGCGCTCGGCGGCCCTGCGCCGCTCCGCCAGCTCCTCGACGAGTTCGGCGCAGGCGCTGCGCCGCTCCCCCGCGAGTCGCTGGGCCTCGGCCAACCCGGTGCACCGAACGGCCAGTTCCGCCAGCTCGGCGGCAGCCTCGTCGACGGACGCCTGCACTTCGAGAAGGCTGGGCGCGCCGGCGGACCCGCCGTGCGCGAAGTGGGCCCCCAGAACATCTCCCTCGCCGGTCACGGCGGTCAGCTCGGGATGCGCGGCAACGAGATCCTCGGCGTCCTCCAGTGTGGGGACGACCACCATGCCCCGCACGAGCCCACGCACGGCGTCCATCAGGCCGGCCGGCCCCTGGACAAGATCGGCGACAGCGGGCGGGGCATCCTGGGCCACCGCGCGGAGCAGCGGACCGGACGCCTCGGGATGTCCGGCGATCCGGTGTGCCGGGGCGTCTGCCACGGGGCCGTGGCCTACGCCCTGGCCGGGCAGCCGGGCGGCGTCGGTCGGGACCGCCTCCTGCTCACCGCCCGGGCCGGGTACGAACCCGGCCCCCGTCTCCGTGTCCTGCGCGGTGGGCACCGCGACCTGCCCGGGCAGACGCCGGGCATCCGCGTCCACCGGCGCACCCGGCCCGGCACCGGGCCCGGGCCCCTGCCCCGGAACTCCTCCCGCGTCGATCACATCCGCGGGCCCAGCACCCCCCAGCAGCAACGCCGCCCGCCCCGCGTCCTGCTTGCGCAGCAGGCGGATCGCGTTCGCTGCCGTGGCCGGATCCGTCACGGCCACCGCGTCCGCCGCAGCGCCCAGTGCCGCCGCCACCGCCACCTCGTGGCCCGGGGCCACCGTCAGGAGTTCCGCGGCCGGGCCGAGCAGACCCGACAGGCTGTCCTTCGAGGCGAGCAGCACCCCCGTGCCGTCCTTGCGGCGCAGACCCAGGGACAGTGCCTCGTGGCGGGCCGCTACCGCTGCCCGCTTGCGTTCCGCGCCGGTGGCGGCCTCCCGGGCGGCCGAAAGGGCCGCATCCGCCTCCGCCAGCTCCCGTCTGGCGGTGTCGTGGCGCTCGCCCAGCTCCGCGTCACCCGCGTCCAGGCCCGCCACCTCGGCCTTCAGCTGCTCGTACTCCTCCTGCGCCGCGACCGCCCGCTCCTGCGCCTCGTCGCGCGAGGCGGCCAGCCGGTCGATCTCCGCCTGCGCCGAACCGGCCCGGCTCCGGGCCGCATTGACCTGACCGGTCAGCCGCGCCAGACCTTCGCGCCGGTCCGCGATGGCCCGGGCCGCGTCCTTGAGCCGGCGTTCTTCGGCGACCAACTCCCTTTCCAGTTCGGCCCGGTGCGCGGCGGTGTCCTCCAGCGCGTGTTCCGCCGCCTCCAGCGCGGCCTCCAGCTCCGCCTCCTGCTCACGGATCCGGGCGGCCTCGCGCTCCATGTCCTCCGGATCGCGCCCGCGCCGCTCCTCCTCCGGTGCGGCGGTGGCACTCTTCACCCGGGCGTCGGCGAGCGAGATCGTGCCCCGTACGCGTTCGGCCAGCTGCGAGAGCTCGTACCAGGTCTGCTGGGCGCGCTGCAGCCGCGGCGCCAGCCGACGTACCTCGTCCTCCAGCTCCGCCTCGCGTGCCAGAGCCGCCTTGAGCTCCGCCTCCGCCGCTTCCCGGCGCTGCTTCAGCGCGGCCTCGTCGGCGATCTCGCTGCGCAGCGCGTTGCGCAGCCGCACCAGGTCGTCGGCGAGCAGCCGCAGCCGGGCGTCGCGCAGATCCGCCTGGATGACGGCGGCCCGCCGGGCCACGGCCGCCTGCCGGCCCAACGGTTTCAACTGCCGCCGCAGTTCGTCCGTCAGATCCTGGACGCGGGCCAGGTTGGCCCCCATCGCGTCCAGTTTCCGCAGCGCCTTCTCCTTCCGCTTGCGGTGCTTGAGCACGCCTGCGGCTTCCTCGATGAACGCGCGCCGCCCCATCGGATCGGCATGGAGTACGGAGTCCAGCTGGCCCTGCCCGACGATGACGTGCATCTCCCGGCCGATACCGGAGTCCGAGAGCAGTTCCTGGATGTCGAGGAGTCGGCAGGTGTCGCCGTTGATCTGGTATTCGCTGCCGCCGTTGCGGAACATGATCCGAGTGATCGTCACTTCGGCGTATTCGATGGGCAGTGCGCCATCCGCATTGTCGATGGTCAGCGACACTTCGGCGCGTCCGAGCGGAGGCCGCCCGGTGGTGCCGGCGAAGATCACGTCCTCCATCTTGCCGCCGCGCAGGGATTTGGCGCCCTGCTCACCCATGACCCAGGAGAGCGCATCCACCACATTGGACTTGCCGGAACCGTTGGGACCGACGACACAGGTGATCCCCGGTTCGAACCGCAGGGTCGTGGCGGAGGCGAACGATTTGAAACCACGCAGGGTCAGGGCCTTGAGATGCACGCCGCCGGACTCTACCTTTCGCTCTCGGTTTCGCTGATGAAGGTGCAGGGCACATCAGACGGTAAGGGAAGGGGTGTACGTCCGGGGGCGGTCCGGCGCAGGTCCGCGACAAAGAAAGAAGGGACGCCGAGGCGCCCCTTTAAATCTTGCTGCTGTGCTGCGTAACGGATCAAGAACGCGGCGGATCAATAGCGCGACAGATCAGAGTGATGATCTTCAGTGATCCGGTGACGATCCGGTGATGAACTCAGACGGCTGACGCAAGCAGCCCGACCGGCCCCTGTGGGCCTTCGGTCAGGTCAGCGCCGGCTCCGCCTGGGGTACGTCGATGTCGATGCTGTCGAGCAGCGACTCTTGGTGCTGGGCGGCGGCGTTGAGCGCGTCGTTCTCGTCCTGAATCCGTACGAGCTCGGATTCAAGATCCTGGACGCGCTGTTGGAGCCGTCGCATCTCGGCGAGGAGTCGCGGGTCGGAACCGCCGACGTAACCGAGAAGCGCCTTTGCCATGATGGATGGTCCTCCACACTGAGTGACCGACCGATGCGGTGTGGGTCGTGAGGGAATCGCACCCGCGGTGCTCGGCAGCGCTCTGTCATCACTGCGGTTCTGCTGCCAACCAGCTCTGCCAAACAGCTAAGGTGCGCGGGGTTTTCAGCGTCTCACCAAAAAGTTTGACGGTCAACACGATCACACCCTGTAGAGGCGGGCGTCCCTGGGATGC from Streptomyces sp. NBC_01707 includes the following:
- a CDS encoding cytosine permease yields the protein METRGLEPVPDSERTGRVRTLFPTWAAANMTVLLLTVGAGLVVFSGLNLWQVLIVAITAPAVSYGLVGLVSVAGQRGGAPGMALSRAVFGQRGNLLPGALIWIARWGWETVNAVTGAYALLAVLDLLFSVRSTTTLGMAVLVAFVAISFLVSGIGAGALRACSIWSAYLFGGFSVLVLIHLGVGTDWRAVLDRPAGPTAPMIAGIGTLAAGGISWVPSAPDFTRYLPRATPRRAVVGATVGGAVLVSLPLVLMGAVMAVATPGLATSSDPVSFIGTLLPDWISVPYLLIAVAGMVLINAMSMYSAGFTAQTLGFMIPRTWAVGVNAAISVLLGGFLMLATSSFIGPFVSFLTLLAVTFSAWIGVFGVDLLRGRTYDAAALLDTSPAGAYWYTGGFSVPAVAAWGSGLVVGLLLTGVEWFTGPLATTWIGRHGLGWAATIAVSGTLYALLPRPAGLR
- a CDS encoding AAA family ATPase, whose protein sequence is MHLKALTLRGFKSFASATTLRFEPGITCVVGPNGSGKSNVVDALSWVMGEQGAKSLRGGKMEDVIFAGTTGRPPLGRAEVSLTIDNADGALPIEYAEVTITRIMFRNGGSEYQINGDTCRLLDIQELLSDSGIGREMHVIVGQGQLDSVLHADPMGRRAFIEEAAGVLKHRKRKEKALRKLDAMGANLARVQDLTDELRRQLKPLGRQAAVARRAAVIQADLRDARLRLLADDLVRLRNALRSEIADEAALKQRREAAEAELKAALAREAELEDEVRRLAPRLQRAQQTWYELSQLAERVRGTISLADARVKSATAAPEEERRGRDPEDMEREAARIREQEAELEAALEAAEHALEDTAAHRAELERELVAEERRLKDAARAIADRREGLARLTGQVNAARSRAGSAQAEIDRLAASRDEAQERAVAAQEEYEQLKAEVAGLDAGDAELGERHDTARRELAEADAALSAAREAATGAERKRAAVAARHEALSLGLRRKDGTGVLLASKDSLSGLLGPAAELLTVAPGHEVAVAAALGAAADAVAVTDPATAANAIRLLRKQDAGRAALLLGGAGPADVIDAGGVPGQGPGPGAGPGAPVDADARRLPGQVAVPTAQDTETGAGFVPGPGGEQEAVPTDAARLPGQGVGHGPVADAPAHRIAGHPEASGPLLRAVAQDAPPAVADLVQGPAGLMDAVRGLVRGMVVVPTLEDAEDLVAAHPELTAVTGEGDVLGAHFAHGGSAGAPSLLEVQASVDEAAAELAELAVRCTGLAEAQRLAGERRSACAELVEELAERRRAAEREKSGVAQQLGRLAGQARGAAGEAERSAASAARAQDALERATEEAEELAERLLVAEEMPVEEEPDHSVRDRLAADGANARQTEMEARLQVRTHEERVKGLAGRADSLDRGARAEREARARAEQRRTRLRHEAAVASAVASGARQLLAHVEVSVVRAEEERVAAEAAKAERERELTAERGHGRELKGELDKLTDSVHRGEVLGAEKRLRIEQLEAKALEELGVEPAGLVGEYGPDQLVPPSPAAEGEELPEDPEHPRNQPRPFVRAEQEKRLKSAERAYQQLGKVNPLALEEFSALEERHKFLSEQLEDLKKTRADLMQVIKEVDERVEQVFTEAYRDTAREFEGVFSRLFPGGEGRLVLTDPDNMLATGVDVEARPPGKKVKRLSLLSGGERSLTAVALLVSIFKARPSPFYVMDEVEAALDDTNLQRLIRIMEELQESSQLIVITHQKRTMEVADALYGVSMQGDGVSKVISQRLR
- the ftsY gene encoding signal recognition particle-docking protein FtsY, with the translated sequence MEFVILAVVIAALVVAGLVSGLVVSGRKKKQLPPAPSSTPTLTPPAEPHVGEEAETPREEPRRTIEEVGPPDAQAPVAEAPAVAEPEAPAVPALEIPEPTAGRLVRLRARLARSQSTLGKGLLTLLSRDNLDEGTWEEIEDTLLTADVGVAPTQELVERLRERVRVLGTRTPEGLRTLLREELLALLGTDFDRAVKTESGVDTPGVVMVVGVNGTGKTTTTGKLARVLVADGRSVVLGAADTFRAAAADQLQTWGERVGARTVRGPEGGDPASIAFDAVKEGIAEGADVVLIDTAGRLHTKTGLMDELGKVKRVVEKHGPLDEILLVLDATTGQNGLVQARVFAEVVDITGIVLTKLDGTAKGGIVIAVQRELGVPVKLVGLGEGPDDLAPFEPEAFVDALIGD
- a CDS encoding LLM class flavin-dependent oxidoreductase; amino-acid sequence: MAFTVVRFNLVDPAATPDSLSARYRAALEMAAYADLHGVDTVQTEEHHGAADSWLPSPFVFAGSVFGATKRIAVTVSAMIGPLHDPLRLAEDMAVLDLLSGGRLVTVAGIGYRPEEYEQAGVEWGRRGRLQDELLETLLRAWTGEPFPYRGRTVQVTPRPYTQPHPLLLVGGSSRAAARRAARLGLPFFPSAHLPELEAYYHEQRAVHGTEGFCMMPAVETPLLHVSEDPDRTWAEYGQHFLHEARTYASWQSKDIRSAVRSAATTVAQLRDEGVYRVVTPQQLAALEADSLVLHPLCGGMPVEEGWRSLRLFCDALAR
- a CDS encoding sugar porter family MFS transporter — its product is MTSTSQTPGSGARAAHPEHLGHVIFITAAAAMGGFLFGYDSAVINGAVEAIRDRYDIGSATLAEVIAIALIGCAIGAATAGRIADRIGRIKCMRIASVLFTISAIGSALPFALWDLALWRIIGGFAIGMASVIGPAYIAEVSPAAYRGRLGSFQQAAIVIGIAISQLVNFGILQMADGKQRGTIGGLEAWQWMLGVMVVPALLYGLLSFAIPESPRFLISVGKKDRAREILGEVEGRNVDLDARVLEIETAMHREHKSTFKDLLGSRFGFLPIVWVGIGLSIFQQLVGINVAFYYSATLWQSVGIDPTDSFFWSFTTSIVNIIGTVIAMVLVDRIGRKPLALAGSVGMAIALAFEAWAFSADLVNGKLPTAQGVVALIAAHVFVLFFALSWGVVVWVFLGEMFPNRIRAAALGVAASAQWIANWAITASFPSLADWNLSGTYIIYTCFAVLSIPFVLKFVKETKGKALEEMG